The genomic DNA CTCATCAGGTCGACGAGCAACTGGAAGGAGTCGTCACCGGCGGAACGTAGCGCTTCTAGCTGGCACGGAGTCGGGATGACGCTACGACTTGGTGCGTACTGCGGAGGCTTGACGCCTTGTAGAGGGTTCTCGTCGAAGACGCCCAAGTGGTGCGCATCAAGAAGGATGGAAGCCAGCTTATCGAAGGCATTCGATTGCGTTGCCGCGCCGACCCCTGCAGTCTCCATATTGCGAACAAAGTCGTCTACCACCTTGTGGTCGAAGCTGCTCATTCGCTGACTTTTGAGGGCTGGCAGGAGGTGATTCGCGAGCAAGGAGTCGAGCTGTCTGGCTGAAGAAGCAGCTAGATGACGCTGCCCTGTTCGCCATTCTGCGGCATATTCGCCGAATCGCATGCGTCCAAATCTATCGATGCGCTCGGCCTTCGCCTGGCTTTGGGTATTTCGTTTCTTTTTCTCGTAGATCTCGGTAAGTCTTCTGACGGCCCTCTCTTGGGTTGTGAATCCAGATTCCTGTATTTGGCGCCCCGATGGTCCTCGGAATCGAATCTTGTAGTCATGTGGGCACTTTGACCACCTGGATTGTGGGTGATCGCATGATTTGAAGAGCGTACCCATTCCGCGGACCATTTTTCTCGTTGCCACCGTTTGGCTCTCTTTTCCTCGTGCGGGTGTGCCGCCAGCGGCGGATTGCATTACACGGAGCTGGGCAACTTCTGGTTCCCGATCCATGCCTGGACCTCGGACACCTTGAATTGGATCTTCGCGTTGCGGCCTGTCCCGAACTTGTAGGGCGTCAGGCCCGATCGCGCGGCCTCTCGGTATACCCAGACCAACGACATGTTGAGATGTTCTGCAAGTTCCTTGGCGGTCATGAACTGAGCTGGCATGGTGCCCCTTCCGTTGTCAGGCCCGGGGGATCCATGGTGCGGAGAATCGCCGGTTTGGCCAACCGGCGATCATGGGTTATATAGGAAGGTTTGGCTGCCGACTTTCGCAGCGTAGGACCGACAGCAAGCCCAGCGGTTGACGGGCACTTTGAGCGCTCGCTGGCTCGTTCCGGATCCTGCGACAGGACCTTTCGTTCGTGGGCGCCGCTACGCGGCAAGGCCAGTGTCGAGAAGTTTGGCGGCCGTGCCGATCGAGCCGGGCATGAGATGCCGGTAGATCTTGAAGGTGATGTCGATGTTGTTGTGCCCCATCCATTCGGCGACATCTGTGATGGGGATGTTATGTCTGAGGCAGTTCGAGGCGAAGAAGTGACGGAGGCTGTAGATGACCGTGCCCTCGGGAACGCCGAGCCCGCCTCGTCTCTTGAGCCGTTGCCACTGGTTCTGCAGGAGGTACGGCTGAAAGGGGCGGCCGGGGTCCTGCGGGTGACGCAGTAGGTAGCCGTCTGTCGTGCCGTGCTTGTCGGCGTACCACTCGATGGTGGTTCTGGTCCGCAGGGGGAGCGGGACGTCGCGGTACTCGCCGGCCTTGCGGTGCTTGAGACGGTCGTATGCCTTGGTCGACTGGTTGACCTGCTCGGTGACGCGGTAGATGTCGTCGGCCACGATGTTGTTGAAGTTGACCGCGGCGGCCTCGCCGTTGCGTAGACCGCAGCCGCTCATGAGGTCCATCACGAGCCGGAAGGTGTCGTCGCCGGCATCGCGCATGCTCTGCAGCTGCGAGGGGGAAGGGATGACGGCCCGCTTGGGGTCGTACTGCGGCGGTCTCACGCCCAGGAGGGGGCTGTCGTCGAAAATGCCCAACCGGTGGGCGTCCAAGAGTATCGACTTCAGCTTGTCGTACGCATTGGACTGTGTTGCCAGGCCGACACCGTTGCGCTCCATCGTCCGGATGAAGCCGTCCACCACCTTGTGGTCAAACGTGCCCATCCGGCGGGTCGCGAGGGCGGGCAAGAGGTGATGCAGGAGCAGAGAGTCGAGGTGTCTGAGAGATGCCGCCGCAAGGTGGCGCTGGCTGGCCCGCCACTCCGTGGCGTACTCCCGGAAGCGCATCTCGCCGTACTTCTCGATGCGCTCGTTCTTTGCTTGTCTCCTTGGAGTGGCCTTCTTCGCGTTGTAGGCACTGGTCAACCGCGCGATGGCCTCGTCCTGGTCCAAGAAGCCCGATTCCTCGGTCTGCCGTCCGCCGGGTCCGCGGTAACGGATCTTGTAGAGGTGTGGGCACTTCACCCACCGGGACGCGGGGTGCTCGCAGTCCTTGAAGAAGGTACCCATGCCATGGGGGAGCGTCTTGGTCGCCATGCGCCTGGGACTCCTCGGATGCCGATGCTGACGGTTTGCTGACCGTCGACGACCCGAGCCCCACTTGACCTGCGAGAACGTTCCTGTGCCGCGCTTTGTTCTGGAACTGGATCGGACGGTCCCAGGAGGACATCGCACAGGCCCGCGAGGACTGGATGAACGGGACCCGTTTCGGTGAGGTCAAGGGCTACGACGGCCCTCCGATCCCGGCCCCGGAACTCCCGGCAACCCGCCTGAAGTCCAGGGGCAGGGTGCGCTGATCTGCGGCGATACCTCATCGGTGCAGTCGGGCGTGACGGTATCCCTCTCATCCCGCTTCTGGGGCGCAGGGGGTGCGGGTGGGCGCTGGTGTGGTTTCCGGTGAGGTTTTGGTCTTGGTGCCGAGTCTCGTAATGGGGCCGCTGGCCTCCAGGCCCGGTACGGCTGTGTTCCCTTTGTCTCGCCGATCTGTATCCGGGCGAGGCGAAACGGACGCGAAGGACGCAGCGGTGATCGCCGACGTGGCCGGGACGATGCCTCACACTCTGCGTTCGCTGGAGCTGACCGACGAGATCACCGCCGAGCTCACGGAGCTGACCGGTTTCGACCAGGACCTCGCGGCCGATGCCACCCACATCAGCAACTGCTCCGAGACGGCACCTACTGCGAGTCCAGAACACCCACCATCACCTCGCCGCACAGCCATGCCGAACACCCGCACACCAGGCATCACGTCCTTGACGAAGGACCTAGAGCCCCGGGCGATCTGGTCGATCAGCGCCCAGCCTCGTGTCGATCCGTCCGTCCTCGGTGACTACCGTGAGTAGGGGCGTACCTTCCCGGCCGACAGGCCGACGCTGGCCTACTCGATTCCAGTCGATCGAGCGCCCGTGTGCCCTTCGCGTCCAACCCGAGGCCGATCCACAGGACTTGCGCATTGCTCGCCGCAGAAAGTTCTTGCGAGGATTTCGGTCCATCCCGGGCGGCTGGAGGCGGCGGATGTGGCTGGTGCTCAGCGTGCCCGGTCCGTGGCAGGGCGCGGGACCGCCCAGGACGAGTGGGTGTTGACGTGGGCCACGCCGGCCTCGGTCAGTTCCCTGTAGCCTTCCGCGATCTTTTCGGCCTGCCCCGCGGGCAGTATCCCGCCGTCGTCCGCGGCGCGCGCGATGATCTCTTCCGGCCCCAGGGCCCGGTTGGCCAGCACGACAGCGTTGACGACCGGCCGACGCATCCGGTCGTATCGGCGGAGCGCGGCAGCAGGGTCGTTCTCCCGGGCCAGGCACCAAGCCAGTACACGGGTGTCGACGACGGACTGCGATCCCCCGTTCATGCCCATGGGGTACATGGGGTGTGCGGCGTCGCCCAGCAGAGTGACCCGTCCGAAGCTCCAGCGCGGCAGGGGGTCGCGGTCGAGCATCGGGTACTCGTAGATCGCTGAGGAGCGCTCGGCGAGTGCCGCGAGGTCGATCCACGGCAGGCTCCAGGACGACAGCGCCGTGTGAGCCTCCGCCACCGTGACCCTACGGCCGGCGCCGCCCGGAGGTGGGGCGGACGGTCCGTGCCGAACCTCCAGCACCCAGTTCAGCAGGGCTTCGCCGTCCACGGTCGCGGGGTCCTCGATCGGGTAGGCGACGAACTTGGCGCCGGGGGTGCCACCGGCCACCACGATCGAACGGCCGTCGAGGACATGTGGGTGGTGAGCGACCCCACGCCACATGTGGACGCCGTTCCACCGCGGGCCGCTCTCGCCCGGGTAGAGCTGGGCGCGGACTGCGGAGCCGATGCCGTCGGCGCCGACCATCACGTCGGCGTCAACGACCACGGGCAGCCTGCTCGACCGGCCCATGAAGTGGGCGCGGACGCCATCCGCGGTCTGCTCGAATCGCTGGAACAGCAGGCCCGTACGGACCGCGTCCAGTCCGAGGCGTTCGCGCACCGCCGCGAGCAGCAGCATCTGCAGACGGCCGCGATGTACGGAGTACTGCGGCCAGTGGTAACCGGCCGCGAGCCCCAGCGGCTCCTCCCAGACAGCCTCACCCGCCCGGCTTTGGTAGCTCAGCCGCTGCGGCGGAAGCGCGACGGAGGCCAGCTCACCGGCCAGTCCCAGTTCGGAGAGTTCCCGGACGGCGTGCGGTAACAGGTTGATCCCCACGCCGACCGCCTCGATCGACCTTGACGCTTCGCACACCTGAGGTTGGAAGCCGGCCGCATGCAGGCTGAGGGCACAGGTCAGCCCGGCGATGCCTCCGCCGACGACGGTCACCTTCATCGGTCTGTCCCTGCCCTTCGCCTTGGCCACAGGGCCGGCCGACACCCGGCTTCCAGCCTCGGGGCACCGGCTTCGTACGTCCAATACACAGCGGTGATGCCAGCCGTCACGGTCGCTGATCGCACCGGGTGCCGTCCGCCGGGGCCGGCGGGCTGGACCTGCAACAACAACCCAGTTTGTCCGTGCAGGAGTTGGTAGCTTGTCGGTCATGGAGCTCCGTACGCTTGAGTACTTCGTCGCGGTGGCGGAGGAGCGGTCGTTCACCAGGGCGGCGGCCCGCTGCCATGTTGTTCAGCCGGCGATCAGCCAGCAGATCCAGGCCCTGGAGAAGGAACTGGGCGAGCTCCTGTTTGAACGGCTGCCCCGGCAGGTGGCCCTTACACCGGGCGGCGCCGCCCTGCTGCCGCACGCCCGCGCCTGTCTGGCGGCGGCCGCAGCGGCCGTCCTGGAGTTTGCCGACCGTTCCGGTCTGCTCAGTGGCTCGTTCGCGTTGGGGACCGTCGGTGGCCTGGAAGGCACCCGCATCCCTGGGCTGCTGGGGGAGTATCACCGCCGGTACCCCGGGGTCGCGGTGAGTCTCACCGGCGCGTCGAGTCCGTCCTTGCTGGCGAAGGTCCGCGACGGAGCGATCGACGCGGCCGTGGTCGCGGGGCCGCCAGAGGGTGCGCTTGCCGACGTCGCGTCGCGGGTGCTCCTGGAGGACCGCATCGTGGCGGTCCTCCCCGCCGGAAGCCGGGCCCCGAACCTGCCGTTGCCCCTGGACGAGGTGGCCCGGAGCCCTGTCATCAGCTACGGCTCCGACAGCGGGGTGCACGCGTTCATCCGTGAGGCCTTCGCCGTAAAGGGGCTGCGGTTGGACATCGCCTACGCGACGAACGACGTCGCCCTTCAGGTCGCATTGGTAGCGGAGGGGATCGGTATCGCCCTGACCTCCCACGCGAGTCCGGTACTCGCCGCCGACCCCAGGTTCGTGGTCGCGCCGCTGGAGCCTGCCGTCCGCTTGCGGAAGGTGTTCGTCTGGCGACCGGGTGCCCGGCCGAGCGTGCCCCTGCGGGCCTTTCTTGACCTGTGGGCGGAACTGCACGCCCCACCGACGTATGACGGGCATGTCACCGCGGCCGCCACGGGGAGGGGTACCGGTGGAGAGCGGGCCAAGGGTTCACTCCCCGAGTGAGTGATGTCCCTGCAGGACACTCACCCGGCGCGGCCTTCAGGCAGCCGACGAAGGCCGGTAACACTCGGGTACACCGAGGCGGGCAGCAGGAGAGGGAGAGCGTGCTGCGCCCGCATCGACGTGCGGCATCTTCGTCCGCCGTGACGAAGGCGTCACCAAGTGGATGACCGGCGACATCACCACCGTCAGGTTCAGCTCGGCACAGACCGGCGGCGCCCTGGGCGTGCTGGAGACTTCGGTACCACGCGGAGGCGGCGCACTCCCGCACGCCCACGGCCGCGAGGAGGAAGCGTTCTACGTTCTCTCCGGCGACTTCGATTCGTCAACGGCGACGAGATCGTCAGAGCGGGCCCCGGCGACTTCCTCTTCGTCCCACGGTGAAACCGGCAGGGCTTCACCAACACCGGTGACCTGCCCGCCGAAAACTGCTCACCTTCATCACGCCCGGCGGACACGAGGGCTTCTGGCCCGACAACGGAATCGACCCCGAGCCCGGCAAGGCAGTACCTTCCCTGACACCGGAGGACCTCGCTGCCCTCACAGCGGAACTCGTCAGGCACCGGATGGCGATCACGCCCGACCGCGAGCCCTGACCCCCTCTCCCATCATCCCGGCACACGCCGCGTCCGTGGTTGGCCGGACGCGGCCGGCCACAGGGCGATCAGGGGCAACCGCAAGAATGCTCCGCTTCGCTGAGCCGCGTCGGTCGGTTCATGATCGACGACGTCATCCGCGACGGCGACACACTGTGCCGCTACGACTCGGCGAGCCGCCCTCGCCAGTTCCCGCACCGGCCGCCGCCCCACTGCTGGAACACATCACGAACCGCAGCCCCAACCACACCATCGTGGCATTCCGCCGGCTGTTCCCCGGCCGCCGAACCGGCCCCCCACTCGGGGTCTGACATGTCGGCGGATGCGAGAGAGTCTGGCCCGTCTTGCGGGCCCGGACTCTCTGGCGGAGAGGGGCTCTCGCGTCGGCCTAGGGATTCGGGTCGGCTGCCACCTTGGGTCCCTGTTGCCTCCGTTTGTTGCCGGACGGCGTCACCGCCGCGGGGTGATGAATGTGTCGTTCACGACGTATCCGTCCAGCCCGTGGAGTTCGCCGTACGCAATCAGGTCGCTGCTGTGGTTGATGAACCCGCGTCCCGAGTAGTTGAGCGAGGTGTTGCAGAGGACGCTGAATCCGGTCAACTCGCCAAAGGAAGTCAGCAGTTCGGCCATTGCTGGGTTGGCCGTCGGGTCGATGGTCTGGGTGCGGGCCGTTCCGTCGACGTGCGTCACCGCCTGCAGTTCGCCGGACTCGACCTGGCTGAAGTACAGCATGTAGGGATCGGGCACCCCTCCGCCGAACCAGCGGCCCGCGTCCTGCTCCAGACAGATCGGGGCGATGGGGCGGTAGCTCTCGCGCTGCTTGATCTTGTTGAGCCTGCCCGTCGTCTCCGCGGTGAAGGGAGCGGCCAGGATCGACCGGTTCCCGAGCGCACGGGGGCCGATCTCCCAGCGGCCCCGCGCCCAG from Streptomyces sp. NBC_00654 includes the following:
- a CDS encoding helix-turn-helix domain-containing protein, whose product is MPAQFMTAKELAEHLNMSLVWVYREAARSGLTPYKFGTGRNAKIQFKVSEVQAWIGNQKLPSSV
- a CDS encoding site-specific integrase, which produces MATKTLPHGMGTFFKDCEHPASRWVKCPHLYKIRYRGPGGRQTEESGFLDQDEAIARLTSAYNAKKATPRRQAKNERIEKYGEMRFREYATEWRASQRHLAAASLRHLDSLLLHHLLPALATRRMGTFDHKVVDGFIRTMERNGVGLATQSNAYDKLKSILLDAHRLGIFDDSPLLGVRPPQYDPKRAVIPSPSQLQSMRDAGDDTFRLVMDLMSGCGLRNGEAAAVNFNNIVADDIYRVTEQVNQSTKAYDRLKHRKAGEYRDVPLPLRTRTTIEWYADKHGTTDGYLLRHPQDPGRPFQPYLLQNQWQRLKRRGGLGVPEGTVIYSLRHFFASNCLRHNIPITDVAEWMGHNNIDITFKIYRHLMPGSIGTAAKLLDTGLAA
- a CDS encoding FAD-dependent monooxygenase, which translates into the protein MKVTVVGGGIAGLTCALSLHAAGFQPQVCEASRSIEAVGVGINLLPHAVRELSELGLAGELASVALPPQRLSYQSRAGEAVWEEPLGLAAGYHWPQYSVHRGRLQMLLLAAVRERLGLDAVRTGLLFQRFEQTADGVRAHFMGRSSRLPVVVDADVMVGADGIGSAVRAQLYPGESGPRWNGVHMWRGVAHHPHVLDGRSIVVAGGTPGAKFVAYPIEDPATVDGEALLNWVLEVRHGPSAPPPGGAGRRVTVAEAHTALSSWSLPWIDLAALAERSSAIYEYPMLDRDPLPRWSFGRVTLLGDAAHPMYPMGMNGGSQSVVDTRVLAWCLARENDPAAALRRYDRMRRPVVNAVVLANRALGPEEIIARAADDGGILPAGQAEKIAEGYRELTEAGVAHVNTHSSWAVPRPATDRAR
- a CDS encoding LysR family transcriptional regulator; translated protein: MELRTLEYFVAVAEERSFTRAAARCHVVQPAISQQIQALEKELGELLFERLPRQVALTPGGAALLPHARACLAAAAAAVLEFADRSGLLSGSFALGTVGGLEGTRIPGLLGEYHRRYPGVAVSLTGASSPSLLAKVRDGAIDAAVVAGPPEGALADVASRVLLEDRIVAVLPAGSRAPNLPLPLDEVARSPVISYGSDSGVHAFIREAFAVKGLRLDIAYATNDVALQVALVAEGIGIALTSHASPVLAADPRFVVAPLEPAVRLRKVFVWRPGARPSVPLRAFLDLWAELHAPPTYDGHVTAAATGRGTGGERAKGSLPE